A portion of the Shewanella sp. SNU WT4 genome contains these proteins:
- a CDS encoding HAD-IA family hydrolase, with translation MRQQFDLIVFDWDGTLMDSIGKIIACVDKLACHLQLPAPSEAQTRAIIGLSLAEALATLFPQVPLSSQLLIDIFRQQFIEVDAVPTPLFVGVESLLQQLTEQGFTLAVATGKSKVGLDTALQQTGLGHYFKASRTSDECSSKPHPQMLHEIMQQLNIDAARTIMIGDSRLDMQMGKSAEVATIGVSYGAQDKCLLALEQPMAIVDSIEALAAHFRQ, from the coding sequence ATGCGTCAGCAATTTGATCTTATCGTGTTCGATTGGGATGGCACTCTGATGGACTCAATCGGTAAGATCATTGCTTGCGTAGATAAACTTGCTTGCCACCTGCAATTACCTGCGCCATCAGAAGCTCAAACCCGCGCGATCATTGGCTTGTCGTTAGCTGAAGCTTTAGCCACTTTATTTCCGCAAGTGCCGTTATCATCGCAATTGTTAATCGATATTTTTAGGCAGCAGTTCATTGAAGTCGATGCTGTGCCGACGCCTTTATTTGTTGGGGTGGAATCGCTGTTGCAGCAATTAACCGAGCAAGGTTTTACCTTGGCGGTAGCAACGGGGAAATCTAAAGTTGGACTTGATACGGCATTGCAACAAACTGGACTCGGTCATTATTTTAAGGCGAGTCGCACCAGTGATGAATGCAGTAGTAAGCCACACCCGCAAATGCTGCATGAGATAATGCAGCAATTAAACATAGATGCCGCAAGAACTATCATGATTGGCGATTCACGGCTAGATATGCAAATGGGGAAAAGTGCTGAGGTTGCGACCATAGGTGTGAGTTATGGCGCGCAAGATAAATGCTTGTTAGCCCTTGAGCAGCCTATGGCTATTGTCGATAGTATAGAGGCCCTCGCCGCACACTTTCGTCAGTAA